The nucleotide sequence GGGTTGTAATTACTTCATCTCCCTCCTTAATTTTCAAAGCTTTAAGTGCAACATCTAGAGCAGTTGTTCCGTTGCAAGTTGCAATTCCGTATTTTGCACCTAAATACTCGGCAAATTCTCTCTCAAAAGCTTCAACTTCTTTTCCGCTTGCAAGCATTCCGCTTTTTAAAACTTCAATAACAGCGTTTATCTCCTCGTCTCCGATTAAAGGCTTGGCAATTGGAATTTGTCTCATTTTAACCGCCTCACAAGTCTTCTTCCTTTAGATATCTTTCGTAATCTTCTTTTCTTATTTTAACTTCTCTCCCACAGTGGGAGCATTTGAAGATTATGTGGTTTTCATTCTCGCCAATTTTTTCTTTTAATTTTCTACCACAATAGCATACAAAACCCTTTAAGCGGGCGGGATTTCCATAAACTAGGCCAAATGGTGGCACGTCTTTTGTGACAACGGCTCCAGCGCCGATCATTGCATACTCGCCAATTGTTACGCCACAAACTATTGTGGCGTGGGCTCCGATGCTTGCTCCTTTCTTAACCAAAGTTGGCACAAGCTCCCAGTCCTCGTTAAAGGCTCTCGGGTAAAGGTCGTTTGTAAAAGTCATGTGTGGGCCGAGGAAAACGTCATCCTCGACTTTTACTCCACGATAAACGCTTACTCCATTTTGGATTT is from Thermococcus paralvinellae and encodes:
- a CDS encoding acyltransferase, with product MNEKKFFVHPTAVVEEEVEIGEGTRIWHFAHVRKGAKIGKNCNIGKDVYIDVGVEIGNNVKIQNGVSVYRGVKVEDDVFLGPHMTFTNDLYPRAFNEDWELVPTLVKKGASIGAHATIVCGVTIGEYAMIGAGAVVTKDVPPFGLVYGNPARLKGFVCYCGRKLKEKIGENENHIIFKCSHCGREVKIRKEDYERYLKEEDL